From the Aspergillus puulaauensis MK2 DNA, chromosome 1, nearly complete sequence genome, the window GCTCAGACAATGACTGGTTTCGACACTAGAAATGACCACCTCTGCAAGTAACCGTCAACGAAGCCGCCGCTCGGTTGACCTATCGCCCGAGTATTCGATCACCTCTTCAGACTCTGTACGTGATTGGCCTCAAGAAACTCTTAACCTAGTATCTCATCTATCATAGCAGCATGCTAACACATGGGCAGTCACATACTCTGGGGGCTCTTTTATTCCTGTCACAGAATTACCTAATGCTAGTTGGCCTTTGATATCGTAGCTCctttcaagaagaagatacaAAGGCTCCAACGGGTTGATGGAAGAGTCAAGGACCTACAGAACCCAAATGAAACAAATCATATTATTCATTGACCTAGACTACCAGAACCTAACGCAGCACATTTTGAATCGGGCCAACAGGATATAGTACAGCAGAGTAGAGCATAGATAATGGAGACACGGGACCCGAAAGTACTTGCTATAACGCCGAGCAGATAAACAGGAGAGCAAAGAAACAGAGCGCTAAACAATCAATCATTCAAATAAACATCAATCAAATCCTACAGTCTCAACCTTGGTGTCGTATCACACCAGTTAAACCGTGATATCACAACGACATGGTTGGGTACAATCACCCGGCAAGGGAAGGCTTAGTGCTCGGCGCCGCGAGGTCATCCTACACCACAAGAAGATACCAGTTAGCATATGTGGTAGAGTGAGTTCATGATTGGAGGACAAACCATGTGGTTACACATTGCCACGAAAAGATCGAAGAATAATTTCCCACccttttccatctccatttGCATCGTACCGCTCCTCTTAAAGGTGGACCTACTGCGGATGATAAGAGCGAGGTAGTGAGCTCGGAGCTTGGATTCGTGGTCCGGTGTGTTGGCGTAGGCGTAACGGGCACTTGCAAGGATAGTGCTGCACTGAATACCTGTGTGCAAGCCCTGTTTCACGAGGGAGAGGCGTTTGAGGTGCTCGAGGCCGTACTTGTTTGCGGCACAGCTATTAGACAAATCGAGGTCAGTTTCTAGCTCTTGGGATTTGGTAGTAGGTCATTAACTGAAGTAACGTTATGTGGTACGTACTAAACAATGGTATCTTTCAGGATTTCCGCGCCAGCAGCTGGGTGGAAGAGTGTAGCTCCGTCGGTTTGCCCGTCCACGAGCCTGggattctccaactcccatGTGTCGCGCCGCTCATTTTGAATCAATCGGGGATAGTAATCGCCCCTGTACAGGTACTCAAGGATGCAAGAGAATACCTCCGGTTGCTCTTCGGGTAAGGCTATTCGCCGACCGTTGAAAGGGTCAAGCGTCTGGGCACGGGAGCATGCGGTTGCGAAAAAGGGTGAAGCGCAGAGGATTTCCTTGTGGGCGGCGAAAAGCCGTCTGTCTGGGCCGACGCAAATGGTGATTACAGACGAGGATAGAGAGCTGTGTCATAAAAAAGTTCGTTAGTCCAAAAGAAGAGAGGTAAATAGTGGAATGCAATGAATTAGCTGATAATCCAACGCAATTGAAGCTTCTTACCTCCCATCTGGCGGGCTATCTGGTACTTGGCGCCTTTCATGGCGTCTCGACACGACTGAAGCATCCCTGGTGTGACGCTTAGAGCGAAAAGTAGCTTTTGAGGTTCCGTATTTGGAGGAAAGGCTGTCTGAGTGGGATTGGTGGTGTCGCCTGGACGTCAGCATGTTGAGGATGTTTTTGCAGGTCTCTGAGGGTGAAAGGGAGCAAAAGGGTGAGAAAGCATtctgggggaagaggaaattcAGGGGGGTCTTAAATcaaggaggcgaaggagcttGGTAAAACGATTTACGCTGTTAGCCTGACGGCGGAGAGGTATCGCAGCGTACGGCGGGCTTCTCGTCAGGCACCTCAAGGTTAGTGTGCCAGTGGTTAGTCGTGGCGATTGGTTCATTCTGATACGCTGCAGGGATACGTATTTCGAAAATTGGCCCAGAATATCCCTTAATGACCGTGAGAGAAGTCTCTCCTGCATCTTCGTGATAGTCATGTCTGGTGGTGAGTCGTCGAAAGACGCGTAATGGGTATTTCACGCGTAAAGTGGTTTCCGGGAAACACGAATCGGCGCGACGTCACGTGAAATAACACCCAATCAATTTTCCCAGAATGGATGAGGGTGGAGTCTGGACATGGATCTCGGACACCTTGGTTCTTTGTCTACGGAGCACTTGTGATCAGTCACTTCACCCTTCAGGCTGGCAGGTGAAAATATTTCTTTGTCAATTGATATATCGAGAAGGAGGGGCAGTGTTCCCATGAGGAGTCCAGGATCCGATCCCAGTTTGTCAGCGAGTCCGCCGACAGCACATCGCACATGCACCCTTCTCAGGGAATATAGGCCTTTAACCGAATTAAAAAAAGTGGAATTGGTTATAAATATTGGTATAACTAGTGAG encodes:
- a CDS encoding BTB/POZ domain-containing protein (COG:S;~EggNog:ENOG410PMED;~InterPro:IPR000210,IPR011333;~PFAM:PF00651;~go_function: GO:0005515 - protein binding [Evidence IEA]), with product MLTSRRHHQSHSDSLSSKYGTSKATFRSKRHTRDASVVSRRHERRQVPDSPPDGSSLSSSVITICVGPDRRLFAAHKEILCASPFFATACSRAQTLDPFNGRRIALPEEQPEVFSCILEYLYRGDYYPRLIQNERRDTWELENPRLVDGQTDGATLFHPAAGAEILKDTIVYCAANKYGLEHLKRLSLVKQGLHTGIQCSTILASARYAYANTPDHESKLRAHYLALIIRSRSTFKRSGTMQMEMEKGGKLFFDLFVAMCNHMDDLAAPSTKPSLAG